One Dromiciops gliroides isolate mDroGli1 chromosome 3, mDroGli1.pri, whole genome shotgun sequence DNA segment encodes these proteins:
- the LOC122749857 gene encoding LOW QUALITY PROTEIN: cyclin-P (The sequence of the model RefSeq protein was modified relative to this genomic sequence to represent the inferred CDS: deleted 2 bases in 2 codons), producing the protein MSVSAALREELRLLLPFPCHPGLVSPFYQAVLTRGFPLLAETRQINALEKPVAAALPGTAPAGRSRRAAWPPPGLAEALATLGLDGEREYAGRYLRPSSLLPPLQAGQALPQADLPRAVTAEMRALVVDWLVQVHEYLGLAGDTLYLAVHLLDSYLRVAPVRLRHLQLLGVACLFVACKVEESTCPEPASLCLLGAGSLLPGPAVPALNGRLLSRLNFRLYYPGPLLLPGLLAALARSRPADVVLLATYFLELSVLEAEAAGWEPGPPGSRSPKPWPSAYCARKPGEAPELGLYSKAELGPIEPRMARAALQGPAPGRAAVFLKYARPQRQHISLTAARLLSRTCLAPP; encoded by the exons ATGTCGGTGAGCGCCGCTCTGAGGGAGGAGCTGcgcctcctccttcccttcccgtGTCACCCGGGACTCGTCTCTCCCTTCTACCAGGCAGTGCTGACCCGGGGTTTCCCTCTCCTTGCAGAGACGCGTCAAATCAACGCCCTAGAAAAGCCTGTGGCCGCAGCCCTCCCAGGGACAGCGCCTGCCGGTAGGAGCC GCCGCGCAGCGTGGCCGCCCCCCGGGCTCGCCGAGGCGCTGGCGACGCTGGGGCTGGATGGGGAGCGCGAGTACGCAGGAAGATATCTACGTCCA TCTTCCCTACTGCCCCCACTCCAGGCAGGTCAGGCGCTTCCCCAGGCGGACTTGCCTCGCGCCGTGACTGCGGAGATGCGTGCCCTCGTGGTGGACTGGCTGGTGCAGGTGCAC gaaTACCTGGGCCTGGCTGGGGATACGCTCTATCTGGCCGTGCACCTGCTGGATTCGTACTTGCGCGTGGCCCCCGTGCGGCTGCGCCACCTGCAGCTGCTGGGAGTCGCCTGCCTCTTCGTGGCGTGCAAGGTGGAGGAGAGCACCTGCCCCGAG CCAGCTTCCCTGTGCCTCCTGGGAGCTGGCTCCCTTCTCCCGGGCCCAGCTGTTCCCGCGCTGAACGGGCGCCTCCTCAGCCGCCTGAACTTCCGCCTCTACTACCCG GGCCCGCTTCTCTTGCCTGGGCTGCTGGCCGCCTTGGCCCGAAGCCGGCCCGCGGAT GTTGTGCTCTTGGCCACCTACTTCTTGGAGCTCTCTGTCCTGGAGGCCGAGGCCGCAGGCTGGGAGCCCGGCCCGCCGGGCAGCCGCAGCCCTAAGCCCTGGCCCAGCGCGTACTGTGCACGAAAGCCCGGAGAGGCCCCCGAACTGGGTCTCTACAG CAAGGCGGAGCTGGGTCCCATCGAGCCGCGTATGGCCCGCGCCGCGCTGCAGGGTCCCGCTCCAGGCCGGGCCGCTGTCTTTCTCAAGTACGCGCGACCCCAGAGGCAGCACATCAGCCTCACTGCGGCCCGTCTG CTCTCCAGGACCTGCCTTGCGCCTCCCTAA
- the TTC9B gene encoding tetratricopeptide repeat protein 9B → MQCGALSPVLMLSAAPEPPPRPPPSRSPPGPGPRHGPGPEASGGPGGGALESSLRAAVAFKAEGQRCYREKKFREAIGKYHRALLQLKAAQGARQPGPGPSPTPPRLSEEQRRLMESTEVECYDSLTACLLQSELVNYERVREYCFKVLEKQQDNFKATYRAGIAFYHLGDYSRALRYLQEARSREPTDTNVLRYMQLTQLRMNRRSREREGGSSGGPARTRDVIG, encoded by the exons ATGCAGTGCGGTGCGCTGTCCCCGGTGCTGATGCTGAGTGCAGCCCCTGAGCCACCGCCTCGTCCGCCGCCCTCCCGCTCCCCACCAGGCCCGGGCCCCCGCCATGGCCCGGGCCCGGAGGCCTCGGGAGGCCCAGGCGGGGGAGCCCTGGAAAGCAGCCTGCGGGCCGCCGTGGCGTTCAAGGCCGAGGGCCAGCGCTGTTATCGAGAGAAGAAGTTCCGCGAGGCTATTGGCAAGTACCACCGGGCGCTGCTGCAGCTGAAAGCGGCCCAGGGGGCCCGCCAGCCCGGCCCGGGCCCCAGCCCCACGCCCCCGCGCCTCAGTGAGGAGCAGCGGCGCCTCATGGAGAGCACCGAGGTGGAATGCTATGACAGCCTCACTG CGTGTCTGCTGCAGTCGGAGCTGGTGAACTACGAGAGGGTGCGGGAGTACTGCTTCAAGGTGCTAGAGAAACAGCAGGACAACTTCAAGGCCACTTACCGGGCGGGCATAGCCTTCTACCACCTGGGTGACTACAGCCGCGCCCTGCGCTACCTGCAGGAGGCCCGGAGCCGGGAGCCCACAG ACACTAACGTCCTTCGCTACATGCAACTGACCCAGTTGCGGATGAATCGCCGCAGCCGAGAGCGAGAAGGTGGGAGCAGCGGGGGTCCCGCCCGAACTCGAGATGTGATTGGATGA